The Janthinobacterium tructae genome contains the following window.
CGTCACGCATGGCGTCGACACGGGTTTTCTCGTGTTCAACCACGCCACCTACCCGAACCTGGTGCAACTGTTTGATGAACTCGGTGTCGAGGCGGCCGACAGCGACATGTCGTTTTCCGTGAAAATGCCGCTCGGCACGGCGTCCGATGCGCGCGTACTGGAATGGGCGGGCGCCAATTTCGATACCGTGTTTACCCAACGCAGCAACTTGCTGCGCCCCGCCTTCCTGCGCATGCTGCGCGATATCGTGCGCTTCAACCGCCAGGCCAGCGCTCTGGCCACGGCCAGCGTGCCGGGGCCGGCCATGTCACTGGGCGAGTTTCTCGACCTGCACGGCTATGGCGATGAATTCCGCCACTGGTATCTGCTGCCAATGGCCGCCTGTATCTGGTCGTGCCCGGCGCGCCAGATGCTGGCCTTTCCCTTGGCCACCTTCATCCGTTTCTGCCACAACCATGGCTTGCTGCAAGTGAGCGACCGGCCGCAATGGCGCACGGTACGCGGCGGTTCGCGCGTGTATGTGGAGCAACTGCTGGCGGGCATTCCGCAGCAGCGCCTGGCGTGCCCCGTGCTCGCCGTGCGGCGCCAGGCTCATGGTGGCGCGCGCATGGTCGAGCTGCACACGGCCGCCGGCGTCGAGCATGTCGATCACGTCGTACTCGCTTGCCACAGCGACCAGTCGCTGGCTCTGCTGGGCGATATCCGTGACGACGAACGCTGCGTGCTCGAAGCCGTACGCTACCAGCCGAATCGGGCCGTGCTGCATACGGATGCGTCCTGCCTGCCGCAGCGCCGCAAGGCTTGGTCGGCCTGGAATTACCAGGGACGGCCGGCAGTGGCGGAAGGCGAGGCGCCGCAAGTATGCGTGCATTATTTGCTGAACCAGTTGCAGCCGCTGCCGTTCACCACGCCCGTCATCGTTTCGCTCAATCCCCTCGATGAACCGGACCCGGCGTCCATCCTCGACGAGTTTTCGTATGCCCATCCCGTGTTCGATGGCGCGGCCATTGCCGCCCAGGCGCGTCTGGCCGGCTTCCAGGGCGCGCAGCACACGTGGTTCGCGGGTGCCTGGACGGGCTATGGCTTCCATGAGGACGGCTTGAAGTCGGGCCTGGCCGTGGCAGAAGCGTTGAACGGCATGGCGGCGGCGGAGCTCGGCCATGCCGCGTGATCCCGCGCGACCGGCCCAGCCGCAGCTGTGCCTGGGCCTGGTGCGCCATGCGCGGCTGCGCCCGCGCGCGCATGCCTTCAGTTACGGCATGTTTTATCTGCGCCTGCCCCTGCGCAGCCTGGGTGCGCAGGATTTCGCGGCCCGCCTGATCTCGCGCAACGGCGTCAATGTGCTGGCCTTCCGCGACAGCGACCATGGTGATGGCACGACGCCGCTGCTGGAGTGGATCGACGGCTTGCTGCACCAGCATGGCGTGTTGGACGCGGGTGGCGAAATCTGGCTGCAAACCATGCCGCGCCTGTGCGGCTATGTCTTCAACCCCGTCAGCTTCTGGTTTTGCCACCGCCCGGATGGGGCGCTGCGCGCCGTGCTCTGCGATGTGCGCAATACCTTTGGCGAGCGCCATCTGTACTTGCTCGAGCAGGGCGGCGCCATCGCGTATGGCAGCGAGTTGCGTGCCAAGAAGATTTTCCATGTGTCGCCGTTTTGCAAGGTGGAAGGGCAGTACCGTTTCCGTTTCCTGCGCAACCACGACAAGGATGGCGAGCGCCACCTGGCCCGCGTCGATTATGACGACCTCGACGGTCTGATTTTGCAGACCAGCTTGTCCGGCACGGCGCAGCCGCTGCGCGATGGCACCATCGCCTGGGCCTTGCTGCGCTATCCCCTGATGACGTTTGGCGTGATGGCGCGCATCCATTGGCAAGCCTTGCGCCTGTGGTTGCGCCGCGTGCCGTTTTTCAGCAAACCTGACCCTCCACAAGAAAAGGTGTCCCGATGAGCTCCGATTCCCTGCCGACCGGCTTGCATGCGCGCAGCGGCCCGTCCCCGACTCATGTGCATGAACATCTGGACCTGCCCGCTTCCGCGCGCATGATTCTGCGCCTGCTGGAAAAACTGCAATATGGCGCCCTGCGCCTGCGCACGCCCGATGGCCGTATCTTGCTGTACGGCGACGCCAGCCACCCCGTTACGCTGGACTTGCACAACTGGCACCTGTGCTCGGCCGTGTTGCGCTCGGGTGACATCGGCTTTGCGGAAACGTTTATCGCCGGCGACTGGCGCACCGACAATTTGCCGGGCTTGATCGAATTGATGATACGCAACCGCGCGCACATTGAGTCGCTGATCTACGGCAATTGGTGGGGCAACCTTGTCTACAAGGTGCGGCACTTGCTCAACCGTAATTCGCGCGCCGGCAGCAAGAAGAATATCCACGCCCATTACGACATCGGCAACGCCTTTTATCAGCTGTGGCTGGATCCATCGATGACGTATTCGAGCGCCCTGTTTAGCGAAGGTGCCAGCCTGGAACAGGCGCAAGATGCCAAATACCGGCGCATCGCCAGCCAGCTGCAGCTGCAGCCGGGCCAGCGCGTGCTGGAAATTGGCTGTGGCTGGGGCGGCTTTGCGGAAACGGCGGCGCGCAGTTCCGGCGCCCACGTGACGGGCCTGACCTTGTCGACCGAGCAGTTGGCCTATGCGCGCCAGCGCCTGCAGGACGCGGGGCTGGCAGGGCAGGCCGACCTGCAGTTGTGCGACTACCGCGACAGCGCCGGCCAGTACGACGCCATCGCCTCGATCGAGATGTTCGAAGCCGTGGGACAAAGCTACTGGCCCGGCTATTTCGAGTGCGTGGCGCGCAACCTGAAGCCGGGTGGACGCGCCTGCATCCAAACCATCGTCATCGCCGACGAACTGTTCCAGCGCTACAGCAAGAGCACGGATTTCATTCAACAGTATATTTTCCCGGGCGGCATGTTGCCTTCGCCGCTGGAATTTCGCCGCGCCGCCGAGGCGCAGGGCTTGCGCGTGGAGGACGCCTTCAGCTTTGGCCTCGATTACGCGGAAACCTTGCGCCAGTGGCGCGCCAGTTTCCTGGCCCAGCGCACGGCGCTGGAAAAGCAGGGTTTCGATGGCCGTTTCCTGCTGACCTGGGAGTTTTACCTCGCGTATTGCGAGGCCGCCTTCCAGGCGCACAACACGGATGTGATGCAATTTACCCTGATCAAGGACTGACCATGCGCCGCCTGCTTGCCACTGTTGTGTTGTCATTGATCATGTTCGGTGCCGTGGCCGCGCCGCCTGCCTTTATCGCTGCCGACGTGCCCGAGGCCCGCCTGGCGGGCGAGGGCGAATACACGTGGTTCGGCATGCGTATTTATCGGGCGCAACTTTGGGTGGGCGCGAACGGTTACCAGGGCGTGGCGTCGGCAACGGCGCCGTTCGTGCTGGAATTGCGCTACGCGCGTGCGCTTGACGGCAAAAAGATCGCTGAAGCCAGTCATGAGCAGATGCAAAAGCTGGGCGTCGGCACGGAGCAGCAGCGCCTGGCGTGGCTGGCCACCATGCAACGCATCTTTCCTGACGTCAAGGAAGACCAGCGCATCGCGGGCGCCTACCGGGCCGGCATCGCGCCCGGCGTGCGTTTTTATCTCGATGGCAAGGTGCTGGCCGATGTGAGCGATGGCGATTTCGCGCGCGCCTTCTTCGCCATCTGGCTATCGCCCGACTCGACGGCGCCGAAGCTGCGCGCGGCCCTGCTGCAGAGTGCGGCGCCACTGC
Protein-coding sequences here:
- a CDS encoding DUF1365 domain-containing protein, with the translated sequence MPRDPARPAQPQLCLGLVRHARLRPRAHAFSYGMFYLRLPLRSLGAQDFAARLISRNGVNVLAFRDSDHGDGTTPLLEWIDGLLHQHGVLDAGGEIWLQTMPRLCGYVFNPVSFWFCHRPDGALRAVLCDVRNTFGERHLYLLEQGGAIAYGSELRAKKIFHVSPFCKVEGQYRFRFLRNHDKDGERHLARVDYDDLDGLILQTSLSGTAQPLRDGTIAWALLRYPLMTFGVMARIHWQALRLWLRRVPFFSKPDPPQEKVSR
- a CDS encoding NAD(P)/FAD-dependent oxidoreductase; the encoded protein is MKIAVVGAGIAGLSCAYRLAQAGQDVTLYEAGDYFGGHSHTVDVTLDGVTHGVDTGFLVFNHATYPNLVQLFDELGVEAADSDMSFSVKMPLGTASDARVLEWAGANFDTVFTQRSNLLRPAFLRMLRDIVRFNRQASALATASVPGPAMSLGEFLDLHGYGDEFRHWYLLPMAACIWSCPARQMLAFPLATFIRFCHNHGLLQVSDRPQWRTVRGGSRVYVEQLLAGIPQQRLACPVLAVRRQAHGGARMVELHTAAGVEHVDHVVLACHSDQSLALLGDIRDDERCVLEAVRYQPNRAVLHTDASCLPQRRKAWSAWNYQGRPAVAEGEAPQVCVHYLLNQLQPLPFTTPVIVSLNPLDEPDPASILDEFSYAHPVFDGAAIAAQARLAGFQGAQHTWFAGAWTGYGFHEDGLKSGLAVAEALNGMAAAELGHAA
- a CDS encoding chalcone isomerase family protein, with the protein product MRRLLATVVLSLIMFGAVAAPPAFIAADVPEARLAGEGEYTWFGMRIYRAQLWVGANGYQGVASATAPFVLELRYARALDGKKIAEASHEQMQKLGVGTEQQRLAWLATMQRIFPDVKEDQRIAGAYRAGIAPGVRFYLDGKVLADVSDGDFARAFFAIWLSPDSTAPKLRAALLQSAAPLP
- a CDS encoding SAM-dependent methyltransferase, giving the protein MSSDSLPTGLHARSGPSPTHVHEHLDLPASARMILRLLEKLQYGALRLRTPDGRILLYGDASHPVTLDLHNWHLCSAVLRSGDIGFAETFIAGDWRTDNLPGLIELMIRNRAHIESLIYGNWWGNLVYKVRHLLNRNSRAGSKKNIHAHYDIGNAFYQLWLDPSMTYSSALFSEGASLEQAQDAKYRRIASQLQLQPGQRVLEIGCGWGGFAETAARSSGAHVTGLTLSTEQLAYARQRLQDAGLAGQADLQLCDYRDSAGQYDAIASIEMFEAVGQSYWPGYFECVARNLKPGGRACIQTIVIADELFQRYSKSTDFIQQYIFPGGMLPSPLEFRRAAEAQGLRVEDAFSFGLDYAETLRQWRASFLAQRTALEKQGFDGRFLLTWEFYLAYCEAAFQAHNTDVMQFTLIKD